In a genomic window of candidate division WOR-3 bacterium:
- a CDS encoding YIP1 family protein, producing MLDIYLAPGRAFARLKEKPTWLVPLVVVIICNMLFAVLSSHYVDWEKQRQVALEQMRERNVPEEQIEKATEGMDKFYSSPVMRYGMPVVSVLFISVIAALLLAVLFNVSLPLFGGTGDFKRMWSIICNASLVVVPAVIVRGLLVLLKRSAEVTTSLLVAAPDLKQPFLKALLSQLDIFDFWKFLLIAIGLRAVFGLKDSKVYTLSFAIWLVVMLLLSLVGMRAVGR from the coding sequence ATGCTTGACATCTACCTGGCGCCCGGCCGGGCCTTCGCCCGCCTGAAGGAAAAGCCCACGTGGCTCGTTCCGCTGGTCGTCGTGATTATCTGCAACATGCTGTTCGCCGTTCTCTCCAGTCACTACGTTGACTGGGAGAAACAACGCCAGGTCGCGCTCGAACAGATGCGCGAACGCAACGTCCCGGAGGAACAGATAGAGAAGGCGACCGAGGGCATGGACAAGTTCTATTCCAGTCCGGTCATGCGCTACGGCATGCCCGTTGTCAGCGTGCTCTTCATCAGCGTCATCGCGGCGCTGTTACTCGCCGTCCTTTTCAACGTCAGCCTGCCCCTGTTCGGCGGCACCGGCGACTTCAAACGCATGTGGTCCATCATCTGCAACGCCAGCCTGGTCGTGGTGCCGGCGGTGATAGTGCGCGGTCTACTGGTCCTGCTCAAACGCTCGGCCGAGGTCACGACCAGCCTGCTCGTGGCTGCGCCGGACCTCAAACAGCCCTTCCTCAAAGCCCTGCTGTCCCAGCTTGACATATTCGATTTCTGGAAGTTCCTGTTGATTGCCATCGGGCTCAGGGCTGTGTTCGGGCTGAAGGATTCGAAGGTGTACACGCTTTCCTTCGCCATCTGGCTGGTCGTCATGTTGCTGCTGTCGCTCGTCGGAATGCGCGCGGTCGGGAGGTAG